From the Schistocerca nitens isolate TAMUIC-IGC-003100 unplaced genomic scaffold, iqSchNite1.1 HiC_scaffold_528, whole genome shotgun sequence genome, one window contains:
- the LOC126232557 gene encoding uncharacterized protein LOC126232557, which yields MPLTPLPLTPLPLTPLPLTPLPLTPLPLTPLPLTPLPLTPLPLTPLPLTPLPLTPLPLTPLPLTPLPLTPLPLTPLPLTPLPLTPLPLTPLPLTPLPLTPLPLTPLPSHLCPSHLCPSHLCPSHLCPSHLCPSHLCPSHLCPSLPLPLTPLPLTPLPLTPLPLTPLPLTPLPLTPLPLTPLPLTPLPLTPLPLTPLPSHLCPSHLCPSHLCPSTSPLPLTDLCPSHLCPSHLSAPHTSAPHTLCPSPLCPSPLCPSPLCPSPLCPSPLCPSPLCPHPSALTPLPSPLCPSPLCPSPLCPSPLCPHPSAVPGHHNEIHNSSSEG from the coding sequence ATGCCCCTCACACCTCTGCCCCTCACACCTCTGCCCCTCACACCTCTGCCCCTCACACCTCTGCCCCTCACACCTCTGCCCCTCACACCTCTGCCCCTCACACCTCTGCCCCTCACACCTCTGCCCCTCACACCTCTGCCCCTCACACCTCTGCCCCTCACACCTCTGCCCCTCACACCTCTGCCCCTCACACCTCTGCCCCTCACACCTCTGCCCCTCACACCTCTGCCCCTCACACCTCTGCCCCTCACACCTCTGCCCCTCACACCTCTGCCCCTCACACCTCTGCCCCTCACACCTCTGCCCCTCACACCTCTGCCCTCACACCTCTGCCCCTCACACCTCTGCCCCTCACACCTCTGCCCCTCACACCTCTGCCCCTCACACCTCTGCCCCTCACACCTCTGCCCCTCACACCTCTGCCCCTCACTACCTCTGCCCCTCACACCTCTGCCCCTCACACCTCTGCCCCTCACACCTCTGCCCCTCACACCTCTGCCCCTCACACCTCTGCCCCTCACACCTCTGCCCCTCACACCTCTGCCCCTCACACCTCTGCCCCTCACACCTCTGCCCCTCACACCTCTGCCCTCACACCTCTGCCCCTCACACCTCTGCCCCTCACACCTCTGCCCCTCAACCTCACCTCTGCCCCTCACAGACCTCTGCCCCTCACACCTCTGCCCCTCACACCTCTCTGCCCCTCACACCTCTGCCCCTCAcaccctctgcccctcacccctctgcccctcacccctctgcccctcacccctctgcccctcacccctctgcccctcacccctctgcccctcacccctctgccctcacccctctgccctcacccctctgccctcacccctctgcccctcacccctctgcccctcacccctctgcccctcacccctctgccctcacccctct